The Halobacillus amylolyticus nucleotide sequence TACATTCAGTCAAATTCTTCTGCTCATATTAGTGTTACTCAGCTACAGTCTTCATACAAAGAAAGTTGAACTGGATAAGACGAGCTGGTCAACGGTCAGCCAGAGTTACCGTGCCTTTCTAATAGGGTTTTCGATTTATATGGTTCAAGTCATCTTAGGTGCATTCTTCAAGCATAGTGCAGCTAGTAATGTGATGCTTGATATCCCTGCAATGGAGTATTTGACGAAAAGTGAATCAATTGCCAACATGCTTTACTCGCTTCACTGGGTTGCGACAGTGGTCATTTTCGTTGCCGCTATTTGGTTCGTTATTTATGCGTCGAAATTTAAATACCATATCACATTATCATGGTTGTATTTAATCTCGATCTTGCTGAATGCTGTTGTTGGATTTGTGATTGTCGTGACAGGAAATGTTGTCATTGCTTCTTCGCTTCACATGATTCTGTCAACGATAACAACTGTGATTGGCGGCTGCATCCTAGGCGGGTATTGGTTTAAATTGCAAAAGAGAACGGTATAATTCATTTGTGAGGCGC carries:
- a CDS encoding COX15/CtaA family protein produces the protein MKKFSVLTTFVTFLALILGNLVVATKSGDACGTTWPVCNGSIFPDITNYHVIIEYSHRLMVPLLAMLTFINAVGAIYKHRERRSVFILAVMSLGMLVFQSLIGGLNVLLGTPPGFTTLDVTFSQILLLILVLLSYSLHTKKVELDKTSWSTVSQSYRAFLIGFSIYMVQVILGAFFKHSAASNVMLDIPAMEYLTKSESIANMLYSLHWVATVVIFVAAIWFVIYASKFKYHITLSWLYLISILLNAVVGFVIVVTGNVVIASSLHMILSTITTVIGGCILGGYWFKLQKRTV